The following are from one region of the Streptomyces decoyicus genome:
- a CDS encoding PadR family transcriptional regulator, whose protein sequence is MSLPHAILTALLEKPSSGLSLTRRFDRSIGYFWSATHQQIYRELGKLEQAGFIRALPSDQPSRGQKKEFEVLPAGRTELTRWASGEQDSKPIRDALLLRMRASAVVGRAGLDEELRRHLTQHRGQLAEYQDIEGRDFGAAAGPEDRLRRLVLRAGIGLETFWVQWLEEALAEVTDMDAAEGTGDGSGG, encoded by the coding sequence ATGTCACTCCCGCACGCCATCCTCACCGCCCTGCTGGAGAAGCCGTCGTCGGGGCTGTCGCTGACCCGAAGGTTCGACCGGTCGATCGGCTACTTCTGGTCGGCCACCCATCAGCAGATCTATCGCGAGCTGGGAAAGCTGGAGCAGGCCGGGTTCATCCGGGCACTGCCCAGCGACCAGCCCTCCCGCGGGCAGAAGAAGGAGTTCGAGGTGCTGCCCGCGGGACGGACCGAGCTGACCCGCTGGGCGTCCGGCGAGCAGGACTCCAAGCCCATCCGGGACGCACTGCTGCTGCGGATGCGGGCCTCGGCCGTCGTGGGACGGGCCGGGCTCGACGAGGAGCTGCGGCGGCATCTGACGCAGCACCGGGGGCAGTTGGCGGAGTACCAGGACATCGAGGGCCGCGACTTCGGGGCCGCGGCCGGCCCGGAGGACCGGTTGCGGCGGCTCGTGCTGCGGGCCGGGATCGGCCTGGAGACGTTCTGGGTCCAGTGGCTGGAGGAGGCGTTGGCGGAGGTGACGGACATGGACGCCGCCGAGGGGACCGGGGACGGCTCGGGTGGGTGA
- a CDS encoding AMP-binding protein, producing the protein MTPTTGFTSYTDALLAALARDPSRTAVTVDGGEEVTAGALHATVHRMAAVLAGRGIGRGRTVCLLGGNRPEVLAARYAAGLLGARVVFLYDGMAAETLARIATSAEAALLLVDPALHDTARALLHHTRGPLPEVMTLGEGAPGPGADLLAACAALPATPEVQSAARPEDDWCIRHTGGTTGIPKGVRMGHAPYAGMLIHHRMEAAGEPPRFLACTPLAHLAGILADATLVAGGTVVLHRAFDPTAVLAAVARHRITHLWLLPPLLYRLLDDPTLPTTDLSSLTRISYGGCAASPTRLAQAAEVFGPVLFGLYGQAEAMSITEARPEDHVPTGPGGRITVGRPLPGVTLAVRDADGRELPTGEQGEVHVRSAGVMTGYWKQPELTAQVLHDDGWLRTGDVGVLDEEGRLYLVDRVKDLIIVVGGHVHPAEVEDLLHTHPAVAQCAVYGVLGADDTEEVHAAVVAAPGRRVDTAGLRAFVTEHKGALYTPAAVHVLDAIPLTPVGKPDKNLLRATTVPA; encoded by the coding sequence ATGACGCCCACCACCGGCTTCACCAGCTATACCGACGCCCTCCTCGCCGCCCTCGCCCGTGACCCGTCCCGTACCGCGGTGACCGTGGACGGCGGCGAGGAAGTCACCGCAGGCGCCTTACATGCCACCGTCCACCGCATGGCGGCGGTGCTCGCCGGCCGGGGCATCGGCCGCGGCCGGACCGTCTGTCTCCTCGGCGGCAACCGCCCCGAGGTCCTCGCCGCCCGCTACGCCGCGGGGCTCCTCGGCGCCCGCGTGGTCTTCCTCTACGACGGCATGGCCGCCGAGACCCTGGCCCGGATCGCCACGAGCGCGGAGGCCGCCCTGCTCCTGGTCGACCCGGCCCTCCACGACACCGCACGGGCGCTGCTCCACCACACCCGGGGCCCGCTCCCCGAGGTCATGACCCTGGGGGAGGGGGCCCCCGGTCCGGGCGCCGACCTGCTCGCCGCCTGTGCCGCACTCCCCGCCACCCCCGAGGTGCAGAGCGCCGCCCGGCCCGAGGACGACTGGTGCATCCGGCACACCGGCGGCACGACCGGCATACCCAAGGGGGTCCGGATGGGGCACGCCCCGTATGCCGGGATGCTGATCCACCACCGCATGGAGGCCGCCGGCGAGCCGCCCCGCTTCCTGGCCTGCACACCGCTCGCCCACCTCGCGGGCATCTTGGCCGATGCCACGCTCGTGGCCGGCGGCACCGTCGTCCTGCACCGCGCCTTCGACCCCACCGCCGTACTCGCCGCCGTCGCCCGCCACCGCATCACCCACCTGTGGCTGCTGCCCCCGCTCCTCTACCGGCTCCTCGACGACCCCACCCTCCCCACCACCGACCTCAGCTCCCTCACCCGCATCTCCTACGGCGGCTGCGCGGCCTCACCGACACGGCTGGCGCAGGCCGCCGAGGTCTTCGGCCCGGTCCTGTTCGGGCTGTACGGCCAGGCCGAGGCGATGTCGATCACCGAGGCCCGTCCGGAGGACCATGTCCCGACCGGTCCCGGCGGGCGGATCACCGTGGGCCGCCCGCTGCCCGGCGTGACGCTCGCCGTCCGGGACGCGGACGGGCGGGAGCTGCCGACGGGGGAGCAGGGCGAGGTCCACGTACGCTCCGCGGGCGTGATGACCGGCTACTGGAAGCAGCCCGAGCTGACCGCGCAGGTGCTGCACGACGACGGCTGGCTGCGCACCGGCGATGTCGGCGTGCTGGACGAGGAGGGCCGGCTCTACCTCGTCGACCGGGTCAAGGACCTGATCATCGTCGTGGGCGGCCATGTCCACCCGGCGGAGGTCGAGGACCTGCTGCACACCCATCCGGCGGTCGCCCAGTGCGCCGTCTACGGGGTGCTCGGGGCGGACGACACCGAGGAGGTGCATGCCGCGGTCGTCGCCGCCCCGGGCCGCCGTGTGGACACCGCCGGCCTCCGCGCCTTCGTCACCGAGCACAAGGGTGCCCTGTACACCCCGGCCGCCGTCCACGTCCTCGACGCCATCCCCCTCACACCTGTCGGCAAACCGGACAAAAACCTGCTCCGCGCGACGACCGTGCCGGCCTGA
- a CDS encoding Gfo/Idh/MocA family protein — protein sequence MTTPRIGLLGTGPWARSVHAPALAAHPGVEFTGVWGRRPEAAAALAQVHRTHPYETPDELFEACDAVAIALPPSVQAPLAVRAAEAGCHLLLDKPVATSVAEARAVATAADRAGIASVVFFTARFGEQEGEWIAAQAAVGGWFTAHADWLGSVFADDSSSPYADSPWRREKGGLWDVGPHALSVLLPVLGDAEAVTATRGPADAVLLTMRHGSGAASSATVGLTAPAAAAGVEVTLRGTAGVTSLPRRQDGPDVAYRHAVDALLTAAETGLPNACDIHFGLRVTEILAAAEESLPSLMPHGS from the coding sequence ATGACGACCCCGCGCATCGGACTTCTCGGCACCGGACCCTGGGCGCGGAGCGTCCACGCCCCCGCCCTCGCCGCGCACCCCGGCGTCGAGTTCACCGGCGTCTGGGGGCGCAGACCGGAGGCGGCCGCCGCGCTGGCCCAGGTCCACCGCACCCACCCGTACGAGACCCCCGACGAGCTGTTCGAGGCCTGCGACGCCGTCGCGATCGCCCTGCCGCCGTCCGTGCAGGCCCCGTTGGCGGTCCGCGCCGCCGAGGCCGGCTGCCATCTCCTCCTGGACAAGCCGGTGGCCACCTCCGTGGCCGAGGCGCGCGCCGTCGCCACGGCCGCCGACCGGGCGGGCATCGCCTCGGTGGTCTTCTTCACGGCGCGCTTCGGGGAGCAGGAGGGGGAGTGGATCGCCGCCCAGGCCGCGGTCGGTGGCTGGTTCACCGCGCATGCCGACTGGCTCGGCTCGGTCTTCGCCGACGACAGCTCCAGCCCGTACGCCGACTCGCCCTGGCGCCGCGAGAAGGGCGGCCTGTGGGACGTCGGCCCGCATGCGCTGTCGGTGCTGCTGCCGGTGCTCGGCGACGCGGAAGCGGTCACCGCGACCCGGGGCCCGGCCGACGCGGTGCTGCTGACGATGCGTCACGGCAGTGGCGCGGCCAGTTCGGCGACCGTCGGCCTGACCGCGCCCGCCGCGGCGGCGGGCGTCGAGGTCACCCTCCGCGGCACCGCGGGCGTCACCTCCCTGCCCCGCCGCCAGGACGGCCCCGACGTGGCCTACCGCCACGCCGTCGACGCCCTGCTCACCGCCGCCGAGACCGGACTGCCCAACGCCTGCGATATCCACTTCGGCCTCCGGGTCACCGAAATCCTGGCGGCGGCGGAGGAATCGCTCCCCTCTCTCATGCCTCACGGGTCATGA